In Labeo rohita strain BAU-BD-2019 unplaced genomic scaffold, IGBB_LRoh.1.0 scaffold_30, whole genome shotgun sequence, a genomic segment contains:
- the LOC127160196 gene encoding uncharacterized protein LOC127160196 encodes MSVSLRELCQMVNVPYDQARALIESESSDGESVEREEATMEDTVMEDTVMEDTVVHADLSGGLEGEEASLLAPEQVQFDTVFNRGREEDSNAEEGAPPRKRLRAEKTWKKVINKKRRMVGKSYVGKQKQKEIMREPRAIGPRCSSAACAKSAKHHCSAIGTPERNNIFNEFWQHMTWEEKRMYVHGLIDVVPVQRRRGNRRVVSP; translated from the exons ATGTCTGTGTCCTTAAGGGAACTCTGTCAGATGGTCAATGTGCCATATGATCAGGCAAGGGCTCTAATAGAGAGTGAGAGCTCTGATGGAGAGAGTGTAGAGAGAGAGGAAGCAACAATGGAGGATACAGTGATGGAGGATACAGTGATGGAGGACACAGTGGTGCATGCTG ATTTATCTGGTGGTCTGGAGGGAGAGGAGGCCTCGCTGCTGGCTCCAGAGCAGGTGCAGTTTGACACGG TTTTCAATCGTGGAAGGGAAGAGGACTCTAATGCAGAGGAAGGCGCACCTCCAAGGAAAAGACTGAGAGCTGAAAAAACCTGGAAGAAAGTGATCAACAAGAAAAGAAGAATGGTTGGGAAGTCATACGTTGGAAAACAGAAGCAGAAGGAAATAATGAGGGAGCCACGGGCAATTGGGCCTAGATGTTCATCAGCAGCATGTGCCAAGTCAGCTAAACATCACTGCAGTGCAATCGGCACGCCTGAGAGGAATAACATTTTCAATGAGTTCTGGCAACATATGACCTGGGAGGAGAAGAGGATGTATGTGCATGGTTTAATTGATGTGGTCCCCGTGCAAAGGAGAAGAGG GAATAGGCGAGTGGTCAGCCCTTAA